The following DNA comes from Bradyrhizobium sp. SK17.
TCGATCGCGCCGGGCGCGATGCAGTTGATCCGGATGTTCAGCGGCGCCCATTCGACCGCGAGCGCGCGCGACAGCCCGATCACGCCGGCGCGCGCCGCGATGCTGTGGGCGATGCCGTAGAGCCCGTGCGTCGTGACCACGACGATATTGATGATGCTGCCGGGATGCTCGCGGTCGCGCCAGCGCTGCGCGGCGGCCTGCATCATGTACCAGGTGCCGTTCAGGTTGGTGTTGATGACCGCGTTCCAGCCCTTGATCGAGACATCGATCGCGGCCTGCGGGAACTGGCCGCCGGCGCTGTTGACGAGATGATCGATCCGGCCATGCGCGGCCCATAGCGTGTCGAACATCGCGTTGACCGCATCCGGGTCCTTGATATCAGCGACATACGCCGACGCCTTCAGGCCGCGATGTCCGAGACGCTCGACCAGCGCAGCGAGCTTGTCGGCATTGCGTCCCGCGACGACGACGTGGGCGCCGAGCCGGGCGAGCAGCCAGGCGATGGCGCGGCCGATACCGCCAGCGCCGCCCGACACGACGACCACCTGACCGGCAAGCGCATCCGTCGCGAACACGGTCGGATGTGTCGCGAGTTCGTCGTCGGAGAGGCCGAGCTTTGTCTGTTGATCATCCATGGCCGGTTCGAGACCTTGCGGCTTTCACTGAGCTCCGTACATTAGCCGTCGAACCGTAACCCTGCAAAAGAATGTCTGATATGACCGACCTGTCAGCCTTTCCGATCACAAAACGTTGGCCCGCCCAGCATCCGGACCGCTTGCAGCTCTATTCGCTGCCGACGCCGAACGGTGTGAAGGTCTCGATCATGCTCGAGGAGATCGGGCTGCCCTACGAGGTCCATCTGGTCGACTTCAACAAGGACGACCAGAAGACGGCGGAGTTCCTGTCGCTCAATCCGAACGGCAAGATCCCGGCAATCCTCGACCCCAACGGCCCTAGCGGCAAGCCGCTGCCGTTGTTCGAATCCGGCGCCATCCTGCAATATCTCGCCGAGAAGACCGGCAAGCTGTTGCCAGCGGACGCGGCGCGCCGCTACCAGGCCATCCAATGGGTGTATTTCCAGATGGGCGGCATCGGACCGATGTTCGGCCAGGTCGGGTTCTTCCACAAATTCGCCGGCAAGGACTATGAGGACAAGCGGCCGCTGCAGCGCTACGTCGCCGAGTCCAAACGCCTGCTCGGCGTGATGGAGACACACCTTGCCGGACGGCAATGGTTCATGGACGACGATTACAGCATTGCCGACATCTCAATGCTCGGCTGGGTGCGCAACCTGGTCGGCTTCTACGGCGCGCGCGAGCTTGTCGAGTTCGACCAGTTCACCCACGTCGCGGCCTGGCTGGAGCGCGGTCTCAAGCGGCCGGCCGTGGAGCGCGGGTTGAATATCCCCAAGCGGCCCTAGCTGGCTGACTTGAGCAACTCGTAGACGACGGGATTGTCGGCGCAGGCGCCAAGGCCGCATTCGAGCAGGGTGGAGAGCACATTCAGCGCCGTCAGCCCGATCACCAGCCAGACGGCGCCTTGCGCAAATTTGCCGGGCGAGGCGCCCGGCATGGCGCGGTGATCGAACTGGCGGTCGAACAGCAGCATGGCGGCAAGCAGAACGATCGCCGCGATGAATCCGATCAGCGCCCAGGTATAGTAGTGATAGCCGAGCAGCGCCGAACCGTAGCCGGCATCGCCGGGGAGAATGTGCAGCAGGACTTGCCGCGTGGACACGGTGGCACCCAGCACGGCCGTCAGCAGCGACAAGGCATAATGGCTCGGACGCGGCCCGAAACGGATGTTCAGGATCGGTCCGATCGCCAGCAGGGCAAACAGAGTGCGCTGCAACAGGCATAGCGGGCAGGGCAGTTCATGCAACAGCAGTTGCGCGGCAAAGGCGGCGGCCAGCAGCAGCGCGAGGCCATAAAGCGCGAGCGCATTGAGGGTGACGGCCTGCGTATCGTTCATCGCCGCCTCAGAATGACAGCGTCAGGCGGTCGGTGGCGTGGTGCAGCAAGGTCGCGGCGCAAGCGACCAGGATCACCGCGAACAGTCCAATCGCCAGGGGACGCGGGCCACGCCAGGCCACCAGCATGGCGATGGTGATGGCGAGAAACAGTGCGGTGAATTCCATCCTCAGCCTCCGGATGCGAGCCCGTCGCAATCTATGACAGATTCGTGAGCCGCCGCCCGCGAACGCGAGCCCGGCTGTTGGTCCGCTTGCCAAGCTTGCGATTGGGCCAGGATTGCGATTGGGCATTGTCGCGTGCGCGCTGGTCCGCCAAGATAGCACCCCCAGTTGAGTCAAATCCTAGCCTCCGGGACATCTCATGACCACAGACGCGATCAAGCCCGCCGTCCATCGCCAACATCAGCCCTGGTACAAGATCCTTTACGTCCAGGTGCTGATCGCAATCGTGCTGGGCGTCCTGATCGGGCATTTCTATCCCAATCTCGGCAAGGCGCTGAAGCCGCTCGGCGATGGCTTCATCGCGCTGATCAAGATGATGATCGCGCCGGTGATCTTCTGCACCGTGGTGCACGGCATCTCCTCGATGGGCGACCTCAAGCGTGTCGGCCGGGTCGGGTTGAAGACGCTGATCTATTTTGAGTTGGTGTCGACGGTCGCGCTCGCATTCGGCCTGATCGTGGGCGAACTGTTGCAGCCGGGCCGCGGCTTCAACATCGATCCGTCCACGATCGACCCGAAGTCGGTCTCGACCTACGTCACCCAGGCGAAAGCAGAGGGCATCGTTGCCCATCTGATGGCAATCATTCCGGACAGCTATCTCGGCGCGGTAGCGCGCGGCGATCTGTTGCAGGTGCTGCTGATCTCGATCCTCTCGGGCTTTGCCATCGCGCTGATGGGCAAGGTCGGCGAGCCGATTGCCGCGGCGATCGATCTGGCCGCCAAGATGTTCTTCGGGATCATCCGCATCATCGTTCGCGTCGCGCCGCTCGGGGCGTTCGGCGCGATGGCCTTCACGGTCGGCGCCTACGGCCTCGGTTCGCTCGCCAATTTGGCGGCATTGATCGCCACCTTCTATCTGACCAGCATCCTGTTCGTGCTGATCGTGCTCGGCGCGATCGCGCGACTGGCCGGCTTCTCGATCATCCGCTTCATCGCCTATATCAAGGACGAGCTCCTGATCGTGCTCGGAACCTCGTCGTCGGAAACGGTGCTGCCGCAGATGATCCAGAAGATGGAGCATCTCGGCGCCTCGCGCTCGGTGGTCGGCCTCGTCATCCCGACCGGCTACAGCTTCAATCTCGACGGCACCAACATCTACATGACGCTGGCGACGCTGTTCCTGGCGCAGGCCACCAACACGCATCTGACGATCTGGCAGGAGCTCGGCATTCTCGGCATCGCCATGATCACCTCAAAGGGCGCCTCAGGTGTCACCGGGGCCGGCTTCATCACGCTGGCGGCGACGCTGTCGATCGTGCCTGACATTCCGATCCAGTCGATCGCCATCCTGGTCGGTATCGACAAGTTCATGAGCGAGTGTCGCGCGCTGACCAATCTGGTCGGCAACGGCGTCGCCTGCGTGGTGATCAGCCTGTCCGAGGGCGAGCTCGACAAGGATGCGCTGCACGAAACCATGGCGCATCCGATCCAGCTCGGCGAAGCGCTGGAGCCGGGTGCGACGGGCTAGCAATATGACGTAATGGGGCCGTCGCCGAAATATCGAAAACAACCCCATGCAAAGCAGCCCGGCGGCGGCCAGTGTGCGATCGGGCAACTTGACACGTCGGGCAACTCAGCGGTATTTTCTAATATTCCGAAATCGCGCGAATGTCGTTCGTCCCCCGGGGCGGCATCAGTCCGGGACGCCGGCCGCCTTGAGGGTTTCACGATAGGTTGCGGACATCGATTGCACCGGGAACGGAATCCGCGATAGGAACCCGGAGATCGTAAACTCCGGATCGACCTTGAGCAGCTCGCGCGCGATCTGGGTCGCGCGCGCGGTCTCGCCGGTCTTCACCAGCGCCACGATCAGGACGCGCAGCGCCACCGCGAAGCGGCGGTTCTGCGCCAGCGCCTTGTCGGCCCAGGTCGCCGCTTCGGCAAAATGTCCGTCGAGCACCGCGCAGATCGCCAGCGCCGCGGAGGCGAACCAGCCGCGCGGGTCGCGCGGATTGAGCCGTTGCGCGCGCTCGATCATGGCGCGGCCGGCGTGCTGATCGCCGCGCATCGCCTCGATCCAGCCGCTGAGCACCAGCGCCATCGCCGAGTTCGGGTTGATCGCAAGCGAACGGCCGAACAATTCGCGCGCGGGCTCGATCTCGTCGGCCATGTTCCAGATCGCGAACGCCGCCATCCACAACACCTGCGGGTCGCTTGGTGTCAATTCGACCGCGCGCCAGGCCTGCGCCACTGCGCGTTCC
Coding sequences within:
- a CDS encoding SDR family oxidoreductase, translated to MDDQQTKLGLSDDELATHPTVFATDALAGQVVVVSGGAGGIGRAIAWLLARLGAHVVVAGRNADKLAALVERLGHRGLKASAYVADIKDPDAVNAMFDTLWAAHGRIDHLVNSAGGQFPQAAIDVSIKGWNAVINTNLNGTWYMMQAAAQRWRDREHPGSIINIVVVTTHGLYGIAHSIAARAGVIGLSRALAVEWAPLNIRINCIAPGAIETEGWNVYSETARAAYPRSNPMMRPGTPWDIAEAAGYLAAPSGKFVTGETLTVDGGGQHWGETWTTGKPDYFKGGE
- a CDS encoding glutathione S-transferase family protein; its protein translation is MTDLSAFPITKRWPAQHPDRLQLYSLPTPNGVKVSIMLEEIGLPYEVHLVDFNKDDQKTAEFLSLNPNGKIPAILDPNGPSGKPLPLFESGAILQYLAEKTGKLLPADAARRYQAIQWVYFQMGGIGPMFGQVGFFHKFAGKDYEDKRPLQRYVAESKRLLGVMETHLAGRQWFMDDDYSIADISMLGWVRNLVGFYGARELVEFDQFTHVAAWLERGLKRPAVERGLNIPKRP
- a CDS encoding disulfide bond formation protein B yields the protein MNDTQAVTLNALALYGLALLLAAAFAAQLLLHELPCPLCLLQRTLFALLAIGPILNIRFGPRPSHYALSLLTAVLGATVSTRQVLLHILPGDAGYGSALLGYHYYTWALIGFIAAIVLLAAMLLFDRQFDHRAMPGASPGKFAQGAVWLVIGLTALNVLSTLLECGLGACADNPVVYELLKSAS
- a CDS encoding DUF5993 family protein, which gives rise to MEFTALFLAITIAMLVAWRGPRPLAIGLFAVILVACAATLLHHATDRLTLSF
- a CDS encoding dicarboxylate/amino acid:cation symporter, with protein sequence MTTDAIKPAVHRQHQPWYKILYVQVLIAIVLGVLIGHFYPNLGKALKPLGDGFIALIKMMIAPVIFCTVVHGISSMGDLKRVGRVGLKTLIYFELVSTVALAFGLIVGELLQPGRGFNIDPSTIDPKSVSTYVTQAKAEGIVAHLMAIIPDSYLGAVARGDLLQVLLISILSGFAIALMGKVGEPIAAAIDLAAKMFFGIIRIIVRVAPLGAFGAMAFTVGAYGLGSLANLAALIATFYLTSILFVLIVLGAIARLAGFSIIRFIAYIKDELLIVLGTSSSETVLPQMIQKMEHLGASRSVVGLVIPTGYSFNLDGTNIYMTLATLFLAQATNTHLTIWQELGILGIAMITSKGASGVTGAGFITLAATLSIVPDIPIQSIAILVGIDKFMSECRALTNLVGNGVACVVISLSEGELDKDALHETMAHPIQLGEALEPGATG